In a single window of the Chelonia mydas isolate rCheMyd1 chromosome 8, rCheMyd1.pri.v2, whole genome shotgun sequence genome:
- the PHGDH gene encoding D-3-phosphoglycerate dehydrogenase, whose product MAFATLSKVLLSDSLDPCCKQLLQAGGIQALDKPNLSREQLLAEIQDCDGLIVRSATKVTADIIQAAEKLRVIGRAGTGVDNVDVEAATRKGILVMNTPTGNSLSAAELTCGMILSLARQIPQAAASMKEGKWDRKKFMGMELYGKTLGILGLGRIGREVATRMQAFGMKTIGYDPIITPEDSAAFGVQQLPLEQIWPLCDFITVHTPLLPSTTGLLNDSTFAKCRRGVQVVNCARGGIVDEGALLRALQSGQCGGAGLDVFTEEPPQDRTLVNHPNVISCPHLGASTREAQSRCGKEIALQFVDLAQGKVLAGVVNGQALSSALEPQTKPWIALAKALGVLLQTLASPVKGSVQVSTLGVPLQKAGSYLSPAVATGLLEGIAQKDVNLVNGLLLVQEAGLKVTTTHSNAVPELYSGDSLLQVTLQGTPSSLVGSVQGSTPVLQELNGANFKQPVPLTGHLLLYRAKAANASTLPAVIGLLGKARVQLQSYHSSCAVAGEEWSILGISSAVGALGDVKQHVTEAFQLTL is encoded by the exons ATGGCCTTCGCCACGCTGAGCAAGGTGCTGCTCAGCGACAGCCTGGACCCCTGCTGcaagcagctgctgcaggccGGCGGCATCCAGGCGCTGGACAAGCCCAACCTCAGCCGGGAGCAGCTGCTGGCGGAGATCCAG GACTGTGATGGGCTCATCGTCCGCTCAGCGACCAAAGTGACCGCAGACATCATCCAGGCTGCTGAGAAGCTGCGGGTGATAGGTCGGGCCGGCACCGGTGTCGACAACGTGGATGTGGAGGCAGCTACAAGGAAGGGCATCCTGGTGATGAA CACACCCACCGGGAACAGCCTGAGCGCAGCGGAGCTCACCTGTGGGATGATCCTGAGCCTGGCTAG GCAAATCCCCCAAGCAGCCGCCTCGATGAAGGAGGGGAAGTGGGACCGTAAGAAG TTCATGGGAATGGAGCTTTACGGGAAAACCCTGGGCATCCTGGGCCTGGGCCGTATCGGGAGAGAAGTGGCCACCAGGATGCAGGCCTTCGGGATGAAG ACCATAGGGTACGATCCCATCATCACACCCGAGGACTCGGCTGCCTTCGGTGTGCAGCAGCTACCCTTGGAGCAGATCTGGCCCCTGTGCGACTTCATCACGGTACACACGCCGCTCCTGCCCTCCACCACAG GGTTACTGAACGACAGCACCTTTGCCAAGTGCCGGCGGGGGGTGCAGGTGGTGAACTGTGCTCGAGGGGGCATTGTGGATGAGGGGGCGCTGCTCCGGGCGCTGCAGTCTGGCCAGTGTGGGGGAGCCGGCCTCGACGTCTTCACCGAG GAGCCGCCCCAGGACCGCACCCTGGTGAACCATCCCAACGTGATCAGCTGCCCCCACCTGGGCGCCAGCACCCGGGAAGCACAGAGCCGCTGTGGCAAAGAAATCGCCCTTCAGTTTGTGGACCTGGCCCAGGGGAAGGTGCTGGCTGGCGTG gtAAACGGCCAGGCTCTCAGCAGCGCCTTGGAACCTCAGACTAAGCCCTGGATCGCCCTGGCTAAAGCCCTGGGTGTGCTGCTGCAGACATTGGCCAGCCCGGTGAAGGGAAGTGTGCAGGTCTCCACACTGG GAGTGCCCTTGCAGAAGGCCGGGAGttacctgagccctgctgtggctACTGGCCTGCTAGAAGGAATAGCACAGAAGGATGTGAACCTGGTGAATGGACTGCTGCTGGTCCAGGAGGCTGGACTGAAG gTCACAACCACTCACAGCAACGCAGTGCCGGAACTGTACAGCGGTGACAGTCTCCTGCAGGTCACCTTACAGGGGACCCCCTCCAGTCTAGTGGGCTCAGTCCAAGGCAGCACCCCCGTCCTGCAGGAGCTCAACGGAGCCAACTTCAAGCAGCCGGTTCCTCTCACTGGCCACCTGCTGCTCTACAGAGCCAAAGCTGCCAACGCCAGCACGCTGCCTGCAGTGATCG